The Mesorhizobium sp. M3A.F.Ca.ET.080.04.2.1 genome contains the following window.
GTGCGCTCGACCTGCTCCGCGACATCATCGGGCGCCTGGAGCACGTCATGGCTGAGGCGGTGGCGCGCGTGCCGCCAACCGAGAAGGCAGCGCACCGCCTTGGTCTCAAGCCTTCCGGCGATATGCCTCCAGCTCCGGATCGAGGTCCACCTTCACCGCGTTGGTGAACACGCAGGTCGCTACCATGATGCCGGCAAACGCGACGAGGTTGACGAGCAGCGCCTCGTCGTAGCGCGCATTGAGCGCGGCCCAGGTGGCGTCCGGCAGGGCATTGGCGTCGGCGGCGACCGCCTTGGCGAAATCGATCAGCAGCGCCTCGTCGGCGGTCGGAACGATCGTGTCGGGATCGAGGCCATTATCGATCAGCGCGCGGCGGAAGAAGGCGACCGGGACTTCGGCGCGAAGCGTCTCGGATATCGCCTTCGAGAACAGCCATATGGCGCGGTCGTCGAGCCTGGGCCGCAAGAGATCGCGCAGCGTGAACCATTCGGCATAGATGCGATGTGCCGCCGGCGAGTGCAGCAGGATGCGCTTCATGTTGGTCATGTGGCCGCGCAATGCGAGTTCCCGATCGTGCTCGGCACGGATTTCCGCCGTGGCGGTCGCGTAGTCGATGGGGGAAAGACGCGCCATCGCCCTCACCCCAACATCGCACGCAGCACCGGCGCGCCGCGCAGCGTGTTGGAAACGGTGCAGATATTTTCCGCATCCTCCACGATCTGCTGCTTGGTGGCCGCGTCGAGATCGCCGCCGATGTCCAGCCTGATGTTGAATGTCTCGACGCGTGACGGCTCGTCCTTCGCCTTCTCGCCGCTGACCTCAGCCCTCACCTCGCCGAGCCGGTCGGCGACCCCGAGCCGGCTCGCGGCGATGCGGGCGCTGAGCACCATACAGGCGGCCAAGGACGCGTAGAGCAGGTCGAGCGGGTTGAAGCCGGGCGCGCTCACCGAGGTCACCACATCGACAGCGCCGCCGGTCGGCGTCGTCACCGAAGGCAGTCCGCCCGGCGGCAGGACGGCAGAAGCGCCGGTAGCGCGGGTTCTTATTTTGAGCTCGCCCATCGAATGTCCTTCGTCCGATCTGACATCCATAGATAAGGGATAGGCATTGGCGAGGACAACCGCCAAGGGTCGGCGCGGCGATGACCAATTGGCATCGGCGCCCCACCAGCTGCGCTTGCTGCGATCGGTACTCCCTTCGTCATACACAGCGCCATCGGGCCGGCCAATCGGCGGCTTGCCGCAGGCGGCCAAGCGATCTTATCGTAGCCGCGGATCTGGATGGCAGCAGCGGTGTGATGACGACGAAACGATGGAAAAGCCAGGCGATCGCCGTTGCGGCAGTCACGATCTTCGGCGTGGCTCTGCCGGCAAACACGGCACCGGCGGGCAGCGTAAAACCCGGCCCGATGTCGCGCGCCGAGGCCTTCGCGCGCGCCGAGGCGCTGACGGCGCTAGGGCGAAGAATGTTCTTCGATCCGTCGTTGTCGGCGTCGGGCAAGCAAGCCTGCTCGTCCTGCCACGATCCGAACCATGCTTTCGGTCCGGCCTCTGCCGCGCCGGTCGAGATGGGCGGGCCGAACCTCGACCAGCCGGGCCAGCGGGCGGTTCCGTCGCTGCGCTACCTGCAGGCGGCGCCCGCCTTCACCGAGCATTTCTACGATTCCGAGGATGAAGGCGACGAAAGCGTCGACAACGGCCCGACCGGCGGGCTGACCTGGGACGGTCGCGCCGACCATGGCAAGGACCAGGCGAGGATCCCGCTCCTGTCGCCCTTCGAGATGGGCAACAAGGACGAGGCCCAAGTGGTCGCGGCACTCGGCAAGGCGCCCTACGCCGAAGCCTTCAAGGCGGCGTTCGGCGCCGACGTGTTCGAGCACCCGCAGGAGGCCTTCGACGCGGCGATCGAAGCGCTCGGCACGTTCGAGCAGAGCAGCGCCGATTTCTATCCCTATTCCAGCCGCTACGACGCGTTCCTCGCCGGCAAGGCGACCCTGACCGCGCAGGAGCTGCGCGGCCGCGCGCTGTTCGAGGACGAGAGCAAGGGCAATTGCGCGAGCTGCCACTTGAGCGAACCCGCCAATAACGGCGAGCCGCCGCAATTCACCGATTTCGGCCTGATCGCCATCGGCATGCCGCGCAACCCGGCGATTGCCGCCAATGCCGATCCCAACCATTTCGACCTCGGCCTCTGCGGGCCGCTGCGCACCGACTTCAAGGGCCGCAGCGAATATTGCGGCCTGTTCAAGACGCCGACGCTGCGCAACGTGGCGCTGCGCAAGAGCTTCTTCCACAACGGCCATATTCATACGCTGCGCGAGGCAGTGGCCTTCTACGCCAGCCGCGACAGCGACCCCGGCCGCTGGTATCCGAAAAACGCCGACGGCACGGTCAACAAATTCGACGATCTGCCAAAGGCCTACTGGGGGAACCTCAACACTGACCTGCCCTTCGATGGCAGGAAGCCGGGCGACAAACCGGCGCTGACCGACGCCGAAATCGACGACATCGTCGCCTTCCTCGGCACGCTGACCGATGCCGACCAGGCGGGGCAGTGAGGAGCCGCAGCACGTAGAACGAACGCCTGTCTGCCGGCATCGAGCGATCCGCGCAAAGCGGCCCAATGTGGGCTCGGTCACAGCAGCGGCGGGCAGCGGCTGCCATACTTCTCGCGATTGGCGATGGGGTATCCAATGAGGTTCGTGGCGGTGCTGGACCCGGCCGACAACTGGGCTGTGGTTGATACGACCAATGACGTACCCGCCGAATATGCGGGCCGCGTGCTCATCGGCCTGACCGTGCAGGAAGTTCGCTGGTTCACGGTCGCGGCCAATGAGGAAATTGGGCGCCGGGGAGCCAAGGCGCCCAGGCTGCGTCAAGGTTCGTGCAGCGAACACCGACAGCCAGGAAAAAACGCAGGCGAACAAAGCGATTGGGACGGCGCGCTGCCGCATTGATTCAAGCGGCGCGTGCTTGCGCCAAAGCCAAGGATTTCGCCGCGGCCATTTCCGGTTCCCCTGCCCTGCGCTAGACTCCCGCCAGCAGCAACAGGATTGCCTCGCCATGATCGTCCAGGCCTGCATCAACGGGGCACGCCCCGCCGATTTCCACCCTGCCCTGCCGCTCGACGCGCATGCCATGGCGCAGGAAGGCGCAGCTTCGGTCGCGGCGGGCGCCGCCGAGCTGCATGTCCATGCGCGCGGCGCCGACCGACAGGAAAGCCTGCAGCCGGAAGCGATGGACAGGACGGTGGCGGCGCTGCGCCATGCCTGCCCAGGCACGCTGATCGGCGTTTCGACCGGGGCCTGGATCGAAAAGGACGACCGGCGCACGCTGGCCGCCATCGCCGGCTGGCAGGAATTGCCCGACTACGCTTCGGTCAACCTCGGCGAAGCCGCGGCACCTGAAGTGATGGAAGCCTTGCGCGGCCGCGGCATCGGCATCGAGGCCGGGCTTGCCTCGATCGGCGATGCCTTGCGGCTGGCCAGCCTCGACCATGGCGGGCGGGTGCTGCGCGTGCTGATCGAGATTTCCGAGCAGCCGGCGGAGGACGCCTTTGCGGTCGCCGACAGCATCCAAAAGGTGCTGGAGCGCGCCGGCATCCACCGCTCGATCCTGCTGCATGGCGAGAACGCGACGGTGTGGCCCTTCGTCGAGCGGGCGGCGTCGCGCAAGTTTTCGACGCGGGTCGGGCTGGAGGACGGCAAGGAGCTGCCGGACGGCAGTGTTGCCGACGGCAATGCTGCGCTGGTGGCGGCGGCGGTGGGGATTTATCGCTCTCGGTGAAAATGGCCAGGCTGGCGGGACAGCGCCCCCCTCTAGCCTGCCGGCCATCTCCACTTGGGGCCCACTTAGGGGGGAGATTGGCACTTCACGGACGGCGCCCTTCCTTGAAGTGTTGGTGATTGGCGAAAGCGGGCGCGACATCGATCTCCCCCCTCGTGGGAGAGATGTCCGGCAGGACAGAGGGGGGCCGTAGAGTGCCAACCTTACTCAAAAATGATTGAAGGGGAGCGCCGACCCCCTCTCCGTCCCATTCGCGGGGCAGGAACCAAAGCTGGCAGTCACCCGAACTTCGCCAGCGGCTCGGCGTTTATCTCGACCCACTGGCAGCGCCGGCTGTCGTGGTAGAAGGACTGGAAGGGCGGCGGGAAAGACGGATCCGCAAAGGCGCCGACCGGGATGGCGGTAAGCCCGGGCTGTGTGTCGATGCGATAGTGGACGGTGGTCCCGCAATCCGGGCAGAAGCTGTAGGTGACATGGCCGCCCTGCTCGCCGACGCGGATGAACTGCAAGGCACGGCCCTCGATCGCCACGTCGGTCTCGGCAAAGCGCACATTGTAGCTGAAGGCGCTGCCGGTGCGACGCTTGCAGTCGAGGCAATGGCACACCGAGATGCGGACCGGCTCACCCGTGCAGGTGGCTGACAGCTGGCCGCAGCAACATTCGGCGCGACGCGTGACCATGCTGGCTCCTTTCGCTTCCTGCTTCCTGCACGAGAGGTACGGATCCAGCACCTTATGCAGTTCGGCGGTGTGGCGGAAGGATGCCAGCCGTCCAATTCCGCAATCACCGGGGTGGGCGAGTTTCCGATACAATCTCGTCGGTGTTCTCAATTGGGAAGTAGCCGATAGGCCGGCGGGACAGCGCCCCCCTCTGCCCTGCCGGGCATCTCCCCCACTTGGGGGGAGATTGGCAGCTCCGCGGACGGCGCCCTTCTTCGAACTTGGTGGTTGGCGAACGCCGGCGCGACATCGATCTTCCCCCTCGTGGGCCCCTCGTGGGGGAGATGTCCGGCAGGACAGAGGGGGGCGCCGTGGAGTGCCAACCTCTCCCTCCGAAACTCACTGCGTATCCGCCTTGGCCCTCAGTTCTGCGCGCTTCTCATCCGACACCACGGCCAGATCCAGCACCTTCTGCAGGCCCGCCGCGTGGCGGAAGCTTGGCTCGGTCTGCACACCGCTCCTGACTGCTTCGACGAAGCGCTGGTAGTTGGTCGGCACGGTGCCGGCGTCGAGCTCCTGCCATTCGGCGTTTTCGACATTGGCGCCGACACAGGCCTTCAGCAGCGAGCCGTCGAGATTGTGCACCACCTCGATGCCACCCTTGTCGCCATAGATGCGCAGCCTGAGCTCGTTGAGATGACCGCTGGCCCAACGGCTTGCATGCACGACGCCGAAGGCGCCGTTCGAAAAATCGAGCGTCATGGCGAAGCTGTCATTGGCATCGAGCTCGTACTCGCCGATGCGGTTTTGCGGCGCCTTGTCGAAGGTGCGCAGCCGGCAGAAGACATGGTCGATGTCGAGGGCTGCGCCATAGCTGGCGAAATCGAGGATATGGATGCCGACATCGCCGAGCACGCCGTTGGAGCCATGGCCGCGCGACAGCCGCCACAGCCATTTCGGATCGGTGCGCCAGTCGCCCCAGAATTTCGACACCAGCCAGCTCTGCAGATAGGATGCCTCGACATGGCGCACGGTGCCGATCTCGCCCGCCTGCACCATCTGCCGCGCCATCTGCAAAGGCGCGACATTGCGGTAGGTGAGGTTGACCATATTGACAATGCCGGCGGCTTCCGCGGCATGCGCCATCTCGTCGGCCTTGCCGAAATTTTCGGCCAGCGGCTTCTCGCACAGCACCGGCTTGCCGGCGGCGATCAGCGCCATGGTGGTCGGGTGGTGGATGCGGTCGGGCGTGACATTGGCGACCGCGTCGAATTGGCCCCAATCGATCGCGGCCTCCAGCGAGGTGAAGCGCTTCGGGATCTTATGGCTGTCGGCGAAGTCGCCGACACGCGCCGCATCGACGTCGACCGCGCCGACGATGTCGACGCCCGCGATGGCGCTAAAGCGGCGGGCATGTTCCTGCGCCATCCAGCCGGTGCCGAGTATCAAAAGCCGCATTGTGCTCCTCCGAGCGAAGTGTCCGGTTCAAATCAGTGGGGCGGAAAATCGGGTTAGCGGAAGCCCGCCTCGCCCGGCGCGTGCAGCTTGCCGCCGCGCTCGACGATCGGCTCCAGCGCCTTGTCCACCGGCACGTTCGGC
Protein-coding sequences here:
- a CDS encoding OsmC family protein, which codes for MGELKIRTRATGASAVLPPGGLPSVTTPTGGAVDVVTSVSAPGFNPLDLLYASLAACMVLSARIAASRLGVADRLGEVRAEVSGEKAKDEPSRVETFNIRLDIGGDLDAATKQQIVEDAENICTVSNTLRGAPVLRAMLG
- a CDS encoding cytochrome-c peroxidase — its product is MTTKRWKSQAIAVAAVTIFGVALPANTAPAGSVKPGPMSRAEAFARAEALTALGRRMFFDPSLSASGKQACSSCHDPNHAFGPASAAPVEMGGPNLDQPGQRAVPSLRYLQAAPAFTEHFYDSEDEGDESVDNGPTGGLTWDGRADHGKDQARIPLLSPFEMGNKDEAQVVAALGKAPYAEAFKAAFGADVFEHPQEAFDAAIEALGTFEQSSADFYPYSSRYDAFLAGKATLTAQELRGRALFEDESKGNCASCHLSEPANNGEPPQFTDFGLIAIGMPRNPAIAANADPNHFDLGLCGPLRTDFKGRSEYCGLFKTPTLRNVALRKSFFHNGHIHTLREAVAFYASRDSDPGRWYPKNADGTVNKFDDLPKAYWGNLNTDLPFDGRKPGDKPALTDAEIDDIVAFLGTLTDADQAGQ
- a CDS encoding 3-keto-5-aminohexanoate cleavage protein gives rise to the protein MIVQACINGARPADFHPALPLDAHAMAQEGAASVAAGAAELHVHARGADRQESLQPEAMDRTVAALRHACPGTLIGVSTGAWIEKDDRRTLAAIAGWQELPDYASVNLGEAAAPEVMEALRGRGIGIEAGLASIGDALRLASLDHGGRVLRVLIEISEQPAEDAFAVADSIQKVLERAGIHRSILLHGENATVWPFVERAASRKFSTRVGLEDGKELPDGSVADGNAALVAAAVGIYRSR
- a CDS encoding GFA family protein produces the protein MVTRRAECCCGQLSATCTGEPVRISVCHCLDCKRRTGSAFSYNVRFAETDVAIEGRALQFIRVGEQGGHVTYSFCPDCGTTVHYRIDTQPGLTAIPVGAFADPSFPPPFQSFYHDSRRCQWVEINAEPLAKFG
- a CDS encoding Gfo/Idh/MocA family oxidoreductase; protein product: MRLLILGTGWMAQEHARRFSAIAGVDIVGAVDVDAARVGDFADSHKIPKRFTSLEAAIDWGQFDAVANVTPDRIHHPTTMALIAAGKPVLCEKPLAENFGKADEMAHAAEAAGIVNMVNLTYRNVAPLQMARQMVQAGEIGTVRHVEASYLQSWLVSKFWGDWRTDPKWLWRLSRGHGSNGVLGDVGIHILDFASYGAALDIDHVFCRLRTFDKAPQNRIGEYELDANDSFAMTLDFSNGAFGVVHASRWASGHLNELRLRIYGDKGGIEVVHNLDGSLLKACVGANVENAEWQELDAGTVPTNYQRFVEAVRSGVQTEPSFRHAAGLQKVLDLAVVSDEKRAELRAKADTQ